In Halorhabdus tiamatea SARL4B, a genomic segment contains:
- a CDS encoding PD-(D/E)XK nuclease family protein: MPFSVSWHTLIDELDDLSEGAELITPLSHDRFRITDVQEHRVIITFDESGERHPLKREQFETLYRRIQDSHGEFELDRLPADADPYPAVLSLHPRFETDGDRGVIVETEGQTETQLVDGDTVSGEDTRVEPDGLDVYSDALLLIDALERHDVTDLSELETDAIVNIYTLCSDVQRNANEFRQDVADVLLDRLHHDQPVHGQYGSVQRTSRRNRSLKDEDDVIDLLEDAGIERERVMSLDSSKVAEALDVTELAESDLYEISESEYIRKAEVDNDVKESRLQGLKDRLAASDDAESDELRQEIEALEERIDDLTSFSTGTQMQG, from the coding sequence ATGCCATTCAGCGTCAGTTGGCACACGCTCATTGACGAACTCGATGACCTCTCCGAAGGGGCTGAACTCATTACGCCGCTGTCTCACGACCGATTTCGAATCACAGACGTACAGGAGCATCGTGTCATCATTACGTTCGACGAGTCCGGTGAGCGTCACCCACTCAAGCGCGAGCAGTTCGAGACACTTTATCGGCGGATTCAAGATTCGCATGGCGAGTTCGAACTCGACCGGCTGCCGGCCGATGCCGATCCGTATCCAGCGGTCCTGAGCCTGCATCCGCGCTTCGAAACCGACGGCGATAGAGGAGTCATTGTCGAAACAGAGGGCCAGACAGAGACGCAACTCGTTGACGGCGACACAGTTTCAGGGGAGGATACCCGTGTCGAACCCGATGGACTGGATGTCTACTCCGATGCCTTGCTCCTCATCGACGCGCTAGAACGACATGACGTAACAGATCTCAGCGAACTTGAGACGGACGCCATAGTGAACATCTACACACTCTGTTCGGATGTCCAGCGGAACGCAAACGAGTTCCGGCAGGATGTGGCTGATGTGTTACTTGACCGTCTGCATCACGACCAACCGGTCCACGGCCAGTACGGGTCGGTTCAGCGAACGTCACGTCGCAATCGTTCGCTCAAAGACGAAGACGACGTGATCGATCTATTGGAAGACGCTGGGATTGAACGTGAGCGCGTGATGAGCCTCGATTCGAGTAAGGTGGCTGAGGCACTGGATGTGACTGAACTAGCTGAGTCGGATCTTTACGAGATTTCCGAAAGCGAGTACATCCGGAAAGCCGAAGTCGATAACGATGTCAAGGAATCACGTCTCCAAGGGCTGAAAGACCGACTGGCGGCAAGCGACGATGCAGAATCAGACGAACTACGGCAAGAAATCGAAGCCCTCGAAGAGCGTATCGACGACCTCACCAGTTTCAGTACTGGAACACAGATGCAGGGATAG
- a CDS encoding SWIM zinc finger family protein, translated as MNVDEEAIRKRSTDAVFERGETYRKEGRIQRLDRFDDLVTAAVSGSKLYDVTIEFGGRNFSTNCTCPYDGSGDCKHVVAVLLDIAAGPPDDESEGVEGVLEDVSADDLGGFVRDALAEDPELREQFLAQFGDDHKSVGEYREEIAHLFEQHADPGVYDAIDFSRFFEIAEQYRDRDRYLAAATVYRAVFEEVDEKSNWIDGAYDHYAKIIQRAIDGYADCVLATDPSPEEFDTYAGVLEARASTEPPINNEQFRRELDDLEERYDE; from the coding sequence ATGAACGTCGACGAAGAGGCCATCCGAAAACGGAGCACGGACGCCGTGTTCGAGCGGGGCGAAACGTACCGCAAGGAGGGACGTATTCAACGGCTTGACCGATTCGACGATCTCGTTACCGCGGCCGTCAGTGGATCGAAACTGTACGACGTGACAATCGAGTTCGGTGGGCGCAACTTCAGCACGAACTGCACCTGTCCGTACGACGGGAGCGGCGACTGCAAACACGTCGTTGCCGTGTTATTGGATATCGCCGCTGGCCCGCCAGATGACGAGAGCGAGGGCGTCGAGGGAGTTCTTGAGGACGTGTCGGCCGACGACTTGGGTGGCTTTGTCCGCGATGCACTTGCCGAAGACCCAGAGTTGCGCGAGCAGTTTCTCGCACAGTTCGGTGACGACCACAAGTCAGTTGGTGAGTACCGTGAGGAAATCGCCCACCTGTTCGAACAGCACGCTGACCCCGGCGTGTACGACGCGATTGACTTCTCCCGGTTTTTCGAGATTGCCGAGCAGTACCGTGATCGGGACCGATACCTAGCCGCCGCGACGGTGTATCGGGCTGTATTCGAGGAAGTCGACGAGAAATCGAATTGGATTGACGGGGCCTACGACCACTACGCGAAAATCATCCAGAGAGCTATCGATGGCTACGCCGACTGTGTCTTAGCGACTGATCCAAGTCCCGAAGAGTTCGATACATACGCGGGCGTACTGGAAGCACGAGCGTCGACAGAGCCGCCGATTAACAACGAGCAGTTCCGGCGCGAACTCGACGATCTCGAGGAGCGATACGATGAGTGA
- a CDS encoding Zn-binding domain-containing protein produces the protein MRWRRTASGRTINPYQRGLRTITDRTVVLKVRGSQSDELGELPLDAALRDVHPGAIYHHQGQSYEVQSLDLDRDVAWLAPTKSDHQTRVQFEESMTIEEDITTKPLATREDVTVHFAEVARRKQVTGFQRRDHRTGEIVSDESLDLPETTLSTRALYLTLPPGVEGLMQTMSGSLEGGLHAVQHALVATFPLVILCDRRDVGSVSTTDHPQVETSALFIYDGYHGGVGLARNGYDQIEDLLQHTWGLLADCGCADGCPACIQSPHCGRANEPLDKRLAVTLTMALADPNWQGDTVEQNSN, from the coding sequence GTGAGATGGCGACGCACGGCCAGCGGGCGGACGATCAATCCCTACCAGCGAGGGCTACGCACGATCACCGACCGTACTGTCGTCCTCAAAGTTCGGGGCAGCCAGTCCGACGAACTCGGAGAGTTACCACTTGACGCCGCGCTTCGAGATGTCCATCCGGGCGCAATCTACCATCATCAGGGCCAGAGCTACGAGGTGCAGTCGCTTGACCTCGACCGGGACGTGGCGTGGCTCGCGCCGACAAAGAGCGACCATCAGACCCGCGTCCAATTCGAAGAATCGATGACAATCGAGGAGGACATCACCACCAAACCGTTGGCGACCCGCGAGGATGTCACCGTCCACTTCGCGGAGGTGGCCCGTCGAAAGCAGGTAACCGGCTTCCAGCGACGCGACCACCGGACGGGCGAGATTGTCAGCGACGAATCACTCGACCTGCCCGAGACGACGCTGTCGACCCGTGCGCTGTATCTGACACTCCCGCCGGGCGTCGAAGGACTCATGCAAACGATGTCCGGCTCCTTAGAGGGGGGTCTCCACGCCGTCCAGCATGCCCTCGTCGCCACGTTCCCACTCGTGATTCTCTGTGACCGCCGTGACGTTGGCAGTGTCTCGACGACCGACCATCCACAGGTGGAGACGAGTGCGCTGTTCATCTATGACGGCTACCACGGTGGCGTCGGGCTGGCCCGGAACGGATACGATCAGATTGAGGACCTCCTCCAGCACACGTGGGGATTGCTCGCCGACTGTGGCTGTGCGGACGGCTGTCCGGCCTGTATCCAGTCACCTCACTGCGGTCGGGCGAACGAACCGTTGGATAAACGCCTCGCAGTAACACTCACGATGGCGCTTGCCGACCCAAACTGGCAGGGCGATACTGTCGAACAGAACTCAAATTAG